One genomic segment of Prochlorococcus marinus str. MIT 0919 includes these proteins:
- a CDS encoding prephenate/arogenate dehydrogenase yields the protein MKSNSKGLNQIGIVGLGLIGGSIGLDLQAQGYKVCGLVNRELTVKKAQSRNLAQVIDTDPKILANCSIIILALPLSEILNPSRELLNHLPINAVITDVGSVKVPVIKTWTNLHPQFVASHPMAGTHKSGVEAGQHNLFRNRPWVATPTRSTNSEAIEMVKKLAQALGSKWIIADPYNHDKAVALISHLPVIVSAALLNTATEDNDNLWYLELARKLASSGFSDTTRVGGGNPKLGVDMASNNSHSILELLDLYQVSLENLKEMIASKKWEELNNVLDKAAKTRSQFINN from the coding sequence ATGAAGTCTAATTCTAAGGGTTTAAATCAAATTGGTATAGTTGGTCTTGGCCTAATTGGTGGTTCAATAGGCTTAGATCTTCAAGCACAAGGGTATAAAGTTTGTGGCCTCGTGAATCGAGAATTAACAGTTAAAAAAGCTCAATCACGCAATCTTGCTCAAGTAATTGATACAGATCCCAAAATCCTTGCAAATTGTTCAATTATAATTTTAGCTCTACCTTTATCAGAAATTCTGAATCCATCAAGAGAACTATTAAACCATCTACCTATCAATGCTGTAATTACTGATGTTGGCTCAGTCAAAGTACCTGTAATAAAAACATGGACCAATTTACATCCACAATTTGTCGCTAGTCACCCAATGGCAGGAACCCATAAAAGTGGGGTAGAGGCTGGTCAACATAACCTTTTTAGAAATCGTCCTTGGGTTGCAACACCTACTAGAAGTACAAATTCTGAAGCAATCGAAATGGTCAAAAAGCTAGCGCAAGCATTGGGGAGTAAATGGATTATTGCTGATCCATACAATCATGATAAAGCAGTAGCATTAATTTCTCATTTACCAGTAATAGTAAGTGCCGCTTTACTCAATACAGCCACAGAAGACAACGACAATTTGTGGTATCTAGAACTTGCAAGAAAACTTGCATCTAGTGGTTTTAGTGATACGACCAGAGTTGGTGGTGGCAACCCTAAGCTTGGTGTCGATATGGCCTCTAACAATAGTCATTCAATACTTGAATTGTTGGACTTATACCAAGTTTCACTTGAAAACTTAAAGGAAATGATCGCGTCTAAGAAATGGGAAGAACTAAACAATGTATTGGACAAAGCTGCTAAAACCCGTTCTCAGTTCATTAACAACTAA
- the crtD gene encoding C-3',4' desaturase CrtD: protein MTNEQVIVIGGGIAGLTASALLASEGIDVILLESHFQTGGCAGTFKRGKYVFDVGATQVAGLEEGGIHERVFRHLKYPLPYGEILDPGCLVDLGDGTTPIYLWHQPLKWKEERKKQFPGSEKFWSLCSFLHQSNWDFAKQDAVLPIANAWDIKESLKALRFTTLLSGLVIGLSVADLLWLCSCHKDYRLKKFLDLQLQLYSQETSERTAALYGATVLQMAQAPLGLWHLQGSMQKLSDALEACLLRDGGQLRLKHKVVGLIPATESQPWIVDVIDHTGSTVQLTAKDVVFSLPPQSLLQLIKNHTSIPKRYLQRLEQLPKPTGAMVFYGAIAREHLQEICANHLQIYSSEIGSLFCSISLDGDGRAPIGEATFIASAFTKVSLWNGLDENAYLYKKELFLTQILRLLNSSLNISPDKWLHKELATPRSFAKWTGRPEGIVGGLGQNLDSFGPFGLPSRSQLNGLWLCGDSIYPGEGTAGVTQSALMACRQLLASRGGNLIVPQ, encoded by the coding sequence ATGACGAATGAGCAAGTAATAGTTATTGGAGGAGGAATTGCAGGGTTAACTGCGTCTGCATTACTAGCGTCTGAAGGTATCGATGTCATTCTTTTAGAATCACATTTTCAGACAGGAGGCTGTGCTGGAACTTTTAAAAGGGGAAAGTATGTTTTTGATGTAGGGGCTACTCAAGTGGCTGGTCTCGAAGAAGGTGGTATACATGAAAGAGTTTTTCGTCATCTTAAATATCCACTACCTTACGGAGAGATTTTAGACCCAGGTTGTTTAGTGGATCTTGGAGATGGGACCACGCCTATTTATTTGTGGCATCAACCTCTCAAGTGGAAAGAAGAACGTAAAAAACAATTTCCAGGAAGTGAGAAGTTTTGGTCGTTATGTAGTTTTTTGCATCAAAGCAATTGGGATTTTGCTAAACAAGATGCTGTATTACCTATAGCCAATGCATGGGACATCAAAGAGTCTTTAAAGGCATTGAGGTTCACTACACTTTTGTCTGGTTTAGTTATTGGACTATCAGTAGCTGATCTTCTTTGGTTGTGTTCATGTCACAAGGATTACAGACTGAAAAAATTTCTTGATCTGCAACTTCAGCTTTACTCCCAGGAAACATCTGAGCGCACAGCGGCGTTATATGGCGCAACTGTATTACAGATGGCACAGGCTCCTCTTGGGTTATGGCATCTACAAGGCTCTATGCAAAAGCTCAGTGATGCGTTGGAAGCTTGCTTACTGCGTGATGGCGGACAATTGCGTTTAAAACATAAGGTTGTAGGTTTAATCCCTGCTACGGAGAGTCAACCTTGGATAGTTGATGTTATAGATCACACTGGATCTACAGTGCAATTAACTGCAAAGGATGTGGTATTTAGTCTTCCCCCTCAATCCCTTTTGCAATTAATCAAAAATCATACAAGTATTCCAAAGCGCTATCTTCAACGATTAGAGCAATTACCTAAACCAACTGGTGCAATGGTCTTTTACGGAGCAATCGCACGAGAACATCTACAAGAAATTTGTGCTAACCATCTGCAAATATATTCTTCAGAAATTGGCTCATTATTTTGTTCAATAAGCTTGGATGGCGATGGAAGAGCACCTATAGGTGAGGCAACCTTTATTGCTAGTGCCTTTACTAAGGTTTCTTTATGGAATGGTCTGGACGAAAATGCTTATCTCTACAAAAAAGAATTATTTTTAACACAAATTCTCAGGTTACTAAACTCTTCTTTAAATATTTCACCTGACAAATGGTTGCATAAAGAACTTGCCACCCCAAGAAGCTTTGCTAAGTGGACAGGTCGTCCTGAGGGTATTGTCGGTGGTTTAGGGCAGAATTTGGATTCTTTTGGCCCTTTTGGCTTGCCAAGTAGATCTCAACTAAACGGTTTATGGCTATGTGGAGATTCTATCTATCCAGGGGAAGGTACTGCTGGTGTTACACAATCGGCACTAATGGCTTGCCGGCAATTATTGGCTAGTAGAGGTGGAAATTTAATAGTTCCCCAATAA
- a CDS encoding fructosamine kinase family protein → METFLIEQINGSNGPLAGSTIKNTTSIKGGCVHDAWCLELNDGEKVFAKTSSLKNFQMLKVESDGLKALNEYANKNVLYIPKPLMVQKLETHSILLMPWIKFARGDELKLGEGLALLHKTSATKGQEFFGWSEDGFIGLGSQLKGWKKQWGECFTDLRLKPQIQIAQKWGLDINLNKLDKFLSQIRSLLDEHEPSPSLVHGDLWKGNAGIDEKGCGIIFDPAVWWADREVDIAMTLLFGGFSKNFYAGYQKIWPLEEKWETRVDIYNFYHLLNHANIFGGSYKSQCYEAIKKIYKVLNTE, encoded by the coding sequence ATGGAAACCTTTCTGATAGAACAAATAAATGGAAGTAATGGACCACTAGCAGGGTCTACGATAAAAAATACTACCTCTATAAAAGGAGGGTGTGTACATGATGCGTGGTGTCTGGAATTGAACGATGGAGAAAAGGTATTTGCCAAAACCAGTTCTCTTAAGAACTTTCAAATGCTCAAAGTCGAATCAGATGGACTAAAAGCATTGAACGAATACGCAAATAAAAACGTTCTTTATATTCCAAAACCTTTAATGGTCCAAAAATTAGAGACGCATTCAATTTTATTAATGCCTTGGATTAAATTCGCAAGAGGTGACGAATTAAAGCTTGGCGAAGGGCTTGCATTACTCCACAAAACCTCGGCAACAAAAGGGCAAGAATTTTTTGGATGGAGTGAAGATGGCTTTATAGGATTAGGTTCACAACTTAAAGGTTGGAAGAAACAATGGGGGGAATGTTTTACTGATCTACGGTTAAAACCACAAATTCAAATAGCTCAAAAATGGGGGTTAGATATCAATCTCAATAAACTAGATAAATTTCTTTCACAAATACGCTCTCTTTTAGACGAGCATGAACCAAGTCCATCTCTAGTGCATGGAGATCTATGGAAAGGTAATGCAGGTATAGACGAAAAAGGTTGCGGAATAATATTTGATCCAGCTGTTTGGTGGGCCGATAGAGAAGTTGATATTGCCATGACATTATTATTTGGTGGTTTCTCTAAAAATTTCTATGCTGGCTATCAAAAAATATGGCCCTTAGAAGAGAAGTGGGAGACAAGGGTAGATATTTATAACTTCTACCATCTACTAAACCACGCAAATATTTTCGGTGGATCGTACAAGTCACAATGCTATGAAGCTATCAAAAAAATATATAAAGTATTAAACACTGAATAA
- a CDS encoding CAAD domain-containing protein, with translation MSDAIPESNQDSTPSMPSAGPTISERAGDAMGKANEILGKVDWSQMGKYGKAAGIIAVVIVAQIIIKVVIDTINFFPILPGLLELLGVVVVGQWSWQNLTTSDKRTAVVDKVQNLRKEYLG, from the coding sequence ATGAGTGATGCTATTCCTGAGTCCAATCAAGACTCAACCCCAAGCATGCCCTCTGCTGGGCCAACCATTTCAGAAAGAGCTGGTGATGCGATGGGTAAGGCCAATGAAATTCTCGGCAAAGTGGATTGGTCTCAAATGGGTAAGTATGGCAAAGCAGCAGGGATTATTGCTGTAGTCATAGTTGCTCAAATCATCATCAAAGTTGTAATTGACACAATTAACTTTTTCCCGATTTTGCCAGGGTTATTGGAATTGTTGGGAGTTGTAGTAGTTGGTCAATGGAGTTGGCAGAATCTTACAACTAGTGATAAACGCACAGCTGTGGTAGATAAAGTTCAAAATCTTAGAAAGGAATACCTAGGGTAA
- a CDS encoding Mov34/MPN/PAD-1 family protein: MPNPDRENSVQHSIKMNQPTIIRFKSKCDEALRKNILAPAPEEGCALLIGTKANGKTLTNELIWEVSVIWPCCNVWECNMQNFHKNQCQKNIGQEKASRINRFAIDPREQLRAQKWARNEKLSILGSAHSHPSSSAIPSKLDLSMNYSTGLMTIINGLGEIRAWWVNNQTKKTLTEIKIQFHS, encoded by the coding sequence ATGCCGAACCCTGATAGAGAAAATTCCGTACAACACTCAATAAAAATGAACCAGCCAACAATTATTCGGTTCAAATCAAAGTGTGATGAAGCACTCAGGAAAAATATTTTGGCTCCTGCACCTGAAGAAGGATGTGCTTTGTTAATTGGAACTAAAGCAAACGGAAAAACTCTGACAAACGAATTGATATGGGAGGTAAGTGTAATTTGGCCTTGTTGCAATGTTTGGGAATGCAACATGCAAAACTTCCATAAAAATCAATGCCAAAAGAATATCGGGCAAGAAAAAGCTTCGAGAATTAATCGTTTTGCAATTGATCCAAGAGAACAACTTCGTGCACAAAAATGGGCTCGAAATGAGAAACTATCAATATTGGGTAGTGCTCATTCACACCCTTCTTCTTCAGCAATCCCATCAAAACTTGATCTATCTATGAATTATTCAACGGGGTTGATGACGATCATTAATGGACTAGGTGAAATTCGTGCTTGGTGGGTCAATAATCAAACAAAGAAAACCTTAACTGAAATTAAAATTCAATTTCACTCTTAG
- the moeB gene encoding molybdopterin-synthase adenylyltransferase MoeB, with the protein MSIQPIKNTNCTLSSQELKRYSRHLSLPEIGVNGQEKLKNSSVLCIGCGGLGSPLLVYLAAAGIGRIGIIDPDLVEESNLQRQIIHKTESIGKAKVNSARSSIKALNPFCSVETFQACLTKSNALEIIKQFDIICDCSDNFPSRYLINDSCVILEKPHIYGAISKFEGQASVFNIDQDSPNFRDLVPTPPPMNLLPSCSEAGVMGILPGIIGIIQATETIKIITGIGTSLSGRLLVFNALDMKFKELNLKKESNREKIKNLIDYETFCSEKMPDFKAINISPKKLNDLMEKDPENTILLDVRNEEEYLINSIPGSILIPLVNIQNGDAIKRIEELSKNKILYIHCKTGQRSLEAIYILQKYGIKAINIEGGINSWNQIKYL; encoded by the coding sequence ATGTCAATACAACCTATAAAAAATACTAATTGTACATTATCTTCTCAAGAATTAAAGCGTTATTCCAGACATTTATCCTTACCTGAAATTGGAGTTAATGGTCAAGAGAAATTAAAAAATAGTTCTGTACTTTGCATAGGTTGTGGAGGGCTTGGGTCGCCTCTATTGGTTTATCTTGCAGCAGCTGGAATTGGCAGAATCGGAATTATTGATCCTGACCTTGTAGAAGAATCAAACTTACAAAGACAAATTATTCATAAAACCGAATCAATTGGCAAAGCAAAAGTTAACTCTGCAAGATCAAGTATAAAAGCACTAAATCCTTTCTGTAGTGTAGAAACCTTTCAAGCATGTCTTACTAAGAGTAATGCTTTAGAAATTATCAAACAATTTGATATAATATGTGATTGTAGTGATAACTTCCCAAGCAGGTATTTAATCAATGATTCGTGTGTAATTCTAGAAAAGCCTCATATATATGGAGCAATTTCCAAGTTTGAAGGACAAGCATCTGTATTTAATATAGATCAGGATAGTCCGAACTTTAGAGATTTAGTACCAACTCCACCGCCTATGAATCTTTTACCATCTTGTAGTGAGGCTGGTGTTATGGGAATACTTCCTGGGATAATTGGTATCATTCAGGCCACAGAAACAATTAAGATTATTACTGGCATAGGGACTTCATTAAGTGGCAGACTTCTAGTCTTTAATGCACTCGATATGAAATTTAAAGAATTAAACCTTAAAAAAGAATCTAATAGAGAAAAGATAAAAAATTTAATTGATTATGAAACATTCTGCTCTGAAAAAATGCCAGATTTCAAAGCAATTAATATATCACCCAAAAAGCTAAATGATTTAATGGAAAAAGATCCAGAAAATACTATTTTATTGGATGTAAGGAATGAAGAAGAATATTTAATTAACTCAATTCCAGGTTCGATTTTAATACCCCTAGTTAATATCCAAAATGGTGATGCTATTAAAAGAATTGAGGAGCTGAGTAAGAATAAGATTTTATATATACATTGTAAGACTGGTCAAAGATCATTAGAAGCAATTTATATCTTGCAGAAATATGGAATTAAAGCGATTAATATCGAAGGAGGAATAAATTCGTGGAACCAAATTAAATATTTGTAA
- a CDS encoding cob(I)yrinic acid a,c-diamide adenosyltransferase — protein MESEQEETKVVIKQTQAPAASRTKRIGIVTATDSKERSHGQLHIYDGDGKGKSQAALGVVLRTIGLGICEKRRTRVLLLRFLKGPGREYDEDAAIEALQQGFPHLIDQVRTGRADFFTAEGATKFDASEAQRGWNIAKGAIASDLYSVIVLDELNPVLDLGLLPLDDVVKTLGSRSEGMEIIVTGRAAPQALINIAELHSEMRAHRRLDDADELLPQFNFSGGIEIYTGEGKGKSTSALGKALQAIGRGISQDKSHRVLILQWLKGGSGYTEDAAIAALRESYPHLVDHLRSGRDAIVWRGQQQPIDYVEAERAWEIARAAIDSGLYKTVILDELNPTVDLELLPEEPIVETLLRKPTETEVIITGRCKNYPSYFDLASVHSEMVCHKHYAEQGVNLKRGVDY, from the coding sequence ATGGAATCAGAACAGGAAGAAACTAAGGTTGTCATTAAACAGACTCAGGCGCCAGCTGCAAGTCGCACAAAACGTATTGGAATAGTTACTGCAACTGATAGCAAAGAACGCAGTCACGGCCAATTACATATTTATGATGGTGATGGAAAGGGTAAAAGCCAAGCTGCATTAGGAGTTGTTTTAAGAACTATAGGCTTGGGCATCTGTGAGAAAAGAAGAACAAGAGTTCTTCTTTTACGTTTTTTAAAAGGTCCTGGGAGGGAATATGACGAAGATGCTGCTATAGAGGCCCTTCAACAAGGTTTTCCTCACTTAATTGATCAAGTGCGCACTGGAAGAGCAGATTTTTTTACTGCTGAAGGGGCTACGAAATTTGATGCTAGTGAAGCTCAAAGAGGTTGGAATATTGCCAAAGGAGCAATTGCTAGTGATTTGTATTCAGTAATTGTTTTAGATGAGTTGAATCCTGTTTTGGATCTTGGGTTACTTCCTTTGGATGATGTGGTTAAAACTCTTGGATCTCGATCAGAGGGGATGGAGATCATTGTTACTGGTAGGGCAGCACCACAAGCTCTTATCAATATTGCTGAATTGCATTCAGAGATGAGAGCTCATAGACGCCTTGATGATGCAGATGAATTATTGCCCCAATTTAATTTCTCAGGTGGCATCGAAATATATACAGGTGAAGGTAAGGGCAAATCTACTAGTGCTTTAGGGAAGGCTTTACAGGCTATTGGACGTGGCATTAGTCAGGATAAAAGTCACCGAGTTCTAATCTTGCAATGGTTAAAGGGAGGTAGTGGCTATACAGAGGATGCCGCGATTGCTGCATTGCGTGAAAGCTATCCTCATTTAGTCGATCATCTTCGTTCAGGAAGGGATGCGATTGTTTGGCGAGGTCAACAGCAGCCTATTGATTATGTTGAAGCTGAGCGGGCTTGGGAAATTGCGCGCGCGGCAATAGACAGTGGTCTTTATAAGACGGTTATCCTTGATGAATTAAACCCTACAGTTGACTTAGAGCTTCTTCCAGAAGAACCTATAGTTGAAACTTTGTTGCGTAAACCAACTGAAACTGAAGTTATAATTACAGGCCGGTGTAAGAATTATCCTTCATATTTTGACCTAGCTAGTGTTCATTCAGAGATGGTTTGCCATAAACATTATGCTGAGCAGGGTGTTAACCTTAAAAGGGGCGTAGATTATTAG
- the larE gene encoding ATP-dependent sacrificial sulfur transferase LarE: protein MQLKLQEDLNQSQLEKLERLRKLIKTVKKACVAYSGGVDSSLIAAIAQEQLGDNALAVTGVSHSLAPHLREEAKQQAAWIGIKHTECRTNELTNPDYFENPLNRCFACKQELHIHLKNITNKFQGAVVIDGVNFDDLKDHRPGIDAARLAGVRSPLAELQITKSTIREISKALGFPWWDKPAQPCLASRFPYGESITSMRLQQVASAEKWLIDKGFSEVRVRVQGPNAKIEIPKKNIKDLLLTTKREEVVHYFLSIGFSSISLDLEGLVSGKLNRGNAAGEESIN, encoded by the coding sequence ATGCAATTAAAACTTCAAGAGGATCTCAATCAATCTCAATTAGAAAAGCTTGAACGCTTAAGAAAGTTGATTAAAACCGTAAAGAAAGCCTGCGTTGCATATTCTGGAGGAGTTGATAGTTCCTTAATTGCTGCAATAGCTCAAGAACAATTAGGTGATAATGCACTTGCAGTGACAGGCGTCTCACATTCACTAGCTCCCCATCTCAGGGAAGAAGCTAAGCAACAAGCTGCTTGGATTGGCATTAAACATACTGAATGCCGAACAAATGAGCTTACAAACCCTGACTATTTTGAAAATCCACTCAATAGATGTTTTGCCTGTAAACAAGAATTGCATATTCACCTTAAAAATATTACAAACAAGTTCCAAGGAGCTGTAGTAATTGATGGGGTCAATTTTGATGACCTTAAAGATCATCGACCAGGAATTGACGCTGCTCGCCTCGCAGGTGTAAGGTCTCCACTCGCAGAGCTTCAAATTACAAAATCAACAATTCGAGAGATCTCAAAAGCCCTTGGTTTTCCATGGTGGGACAAACCTGCTCAACCATGCTTAGCGTCAAGATTTCCTTATGGTGAGTCAATTACTTCAATGCGTCTACAGCAAGTCGCAAGTGCTGAAAAGTGGCTAATCGATAAGGGGTTCTCAGAAGTCCGAGTACGTGTTCAAGGACCCAATGCCAAAATTGAAATCCCTAAGAAAAATATAAAGGATTTATTATTAACAACAAAAAGAGAAGAAGTTGTACATTATTTCCTCTCTATTGGCTTCTCATCAATAAGTCTAGACCTTGAAGGGCTAGTAAGTGGAAAGCTAAATAGGGGCAATGCTGCAGGAGAAGAAAGCATAAATTAA
- the speD gene encoding adenosylmethionine decarboxylase translates to MDPNTSCLHPNPGWSDRDSDNYVAAEKRKAKLKRMLGKHCILELYECDAVKINDEAFIRTTITLSAKASGAKLLNLITHKFQPFGVTGLALLAESHISIHTWPEIRYAAVDVFTCGEHTLPEKACDFLAKELQAKHRSLKNITRDTPHSLV, encoded by the coding sequence ATGGACCCAAATACTTCTTGTTTACATCCAAACCCTGGATGGAGCGATAGGGATAGTGATAATTATGTAGCTGCTGAAAAAAGAAAAGCTAAACTCAAAAGAATGCTTGGCAAGCATTGTATTCTTGAACTTTACGAATGCGATGCAGTCAAAATCAATGATGAAGCGTTTATTAGAACAACTATCACACTTTCAGCAAAAGCTTCTGGTGCGAAGCTTCTCAACTTAATTACCCATAAATTTCAGCCATTTGGAGTCACAGGATTAGCTCTATTGGCTGAGTCTCATATTTCAATACATACTTGGCCAGAAATTAGATATGCAGCTGTGGATGTTTTCACCTGTGGAGAACATACTCTCCCTGAAAAAGCATGTGATTTTCTTGCAAAGGAGTTGCAAGCAAAACATCGCTCTTTAAAAAACATCACTAGGGATACACCACACAGTCTCGTCTAG
- the recF gene encoding DNA replication/repair protein RecF (All proteins in this family for which functions are known are DNA-binding proteins that assist the filamentation of RecA onto DNA for the initiation of recombination or recombinational repair.) yields the protein MSLHHLELNCFRNYRRLKFELTEKRLLVVGSNGLGKSNLLEAVELLGSLRSHRSSTDKDLIKWDEQIALIEAITDETDKLGLELSRKGGRRAYKNEKLLTRQLDLIGPMRCVGFSALDLPLVRGEPSLRRTWLDRVVLQLEPVYSDLISRSLRLLRQRNQLLRNWRNVSSSEIDALLDTFDVQMALISTRIHRRRKRALLRLKPLASLWQQRLSNGKENLMISYLPGSVLDEDEDEDELKWSTSIQEQLLCQRPIEKKIGSCKVGPHRDEIEFLINGVSGRRFGSAGQQRTIVLALKLAELELLSEVYGDHPILLLDDVLAELDPSRQLLLLEAVGKNHQCLISATHLEAFEGDWKVDSQILRLENQ from the coding sequence ATTAGTCTTCACCACCTAGAACTAAATTGTTTCCGCAATTACAGGCGGCTCAAATTTGAGTTGACTGAAAAACGCCTTTTAGTTGTTGGCTCAAATGGCCTGGGTAAATCAAACTTATTAGAGGCTGTTGAACTTCTGGGTAGTTTGCGATCTCATCGCTCAAGTACTGACAAAGATCTTATTAAGTGGGATGAACAGATTGCTTTAATAGAAGCTATTACTGACGAGACAGATAAATTAGGCTTAGAGTTAAGCAGGAAGGGTGGTCGAAGAGCCTATAAGAATGAAAAACTCTTAACAAGGCAATTAGACTTAATAGGCCCCATGCGATGCGTGGGGTTTAGTGCTCTTGATTTGCCATTAGTGAGAGGGGAACCGTCATTACGTAGAACTTGGCTTGATCGAGTTGTCCTTCAATTGGAACCAGTGTACTCAGATTTAATAAGTAGATCGCTGCGACTATTGAGACAAAGGAATCAACTCTTGCGAAATTGGAGAAATGTTTCTTCATCAGAAATTGATGCTCTATTGGACACTTTTGATGTGCAGATGGCATTAATTAGCACAAGGATTCACAGACGTAGAAAACGAGCTTTATTAAGGCTGAAACCTTTAGCTTCGTTGTGGCAACAAAGGCTGAGCAATGGGAAAGAGAATTTAATGATTAGTTATTTGCCAGGATCTGTCTTAGACGAGGACGAGGACGAGGATGAGTTGAAATGGAGTACGAGTATTCAAGAGCAGCTACTTTGCCAGAGGCCTATTGAGAAGAAAATAGGTAGTTGCAAAGTGGGGCCACATCGAGATGAGATTGAATTCTTAATCAATGGTGTTTCTGGAAGGAGATTTGGATCAGCAGGGCAGCAAAGAACTATAGTCTTAGCTCTTAAACTTGCTGAGTTAGAACTCCTCAGTGAAGTATATGGGGATCACCCAATCCTGCTCTTGGATGATGTTTTAGCAGAATTAGACCCTTCTAGGCAGTTATTACTGCTTGAGGCTGTTGGTAAAAATCATCAATGCCTAATTAGTGCTACTCATCTTGAGGCATTTGAAGGTGACTGGAAAGTAGATTCCCAAATTCTGCGATTGGAGAATCAATAA